The following proteins are co-located in the Pseudomonas synxantha genome:
- a CDS encoding DUF4823 domain-containing protein: MRSLVLLLALLALGGCMTVSDMAEGTRYQMSDAGLLDHSDTRRTASVRIQPDSFVFIAQGAFVPPGSAYPRPNVVAEEAFNGFVEYFPMVRRARQPEGLEQAMAEAREAGAHYLLYCRFAAADDRIGNADEWTDQQALDRLGLDSGVIQVMLIETSTQYLIDTARIRSRGGLLTFHDTSPQDLIARPLAQYARGLLGMSNQ, encoded by the coding sequence ATGCGTAGTCTGGTTTTGCTGCTGGCGTTGTTGGCCCTGGGCGGTTGCATGACCGTCAGCGATATGGCCGAAGGCACCCGCTATCAGATGAGCGACGCCGGGTTGCTCGACCACAGCGATACCCGGCGTACTGCCTCAGTGCGCATACAGCCGGACTCCTTTGTGTTTATCGCCCAGGGCGCCTTCGTACCGCCGGGTAGCGCGTATCCGCGGCCTAACGTGGTAGCCGAGGAGGCGTTCAACGGCTTTGTCGAATATTTCCCGATGGTGCGTCGCGCGCGCCAACCGGAAGGTCTAGAGCAGGCCATGGCCGAAGCCCGCGAGGCGGGTGCCCACTACTTGCTGTATTGCCGTTTTGCGGCAGCCGATGACCGTATCGGCAATGCCGACGAATGGACTGACCAGCAAGCCCTGGACCGCCTGGGGCTGGACAGCGGCGTGATCCAAGTCATGTTGATCGAGACCAGCACCCAGTATTTGATCGATACTGCCCGTATTCGCAGTCGTGGCGGTTTACTGACGTTCCACGACACATCACCACAAGATCTGATTGCCCGTCCCCTGGCGCAATACGCCCGAGGCTTGCTGGGCATGAGCAATCAGTAG
- a CDS encoding GTP 3',8-cyclase MoaA: MIVDRQGRRFRNLRISLTSACNYACTYCVPNGKRLVAAQDELSAQAMARGVAYLIEAAGIERLRITGGEPLVSPKLEAFMGAVGQMGLSDISLTTNGQLLARKLPLLVTAGIRRINVSLDTLDADAFRSIARGGDLATVLDGMDQASAAGIKIKVNMVPLRGQNLDQVMPLLDYCLERGYELRFIELMRMGHLAKDSNAFLQQFVSLQQLLSLIGEHHEYLQANAPVDATAVRYEVPGKGFFGVIANESVPFCRTCSRLRLSSTGWLHGCLSSSNRHYVGDLLDQPRHQALPALQGLLMKALGDKQEVAFSGGATVMKIIGG, translated from the coding sequence ATGATCGTTGATCGTCAAGGCAGGCGTTTTCGCAATTTGCGAATCAGCCTGACCTCAGCCTGCAATTACGCGTGTACCTATTGCGTGCCAAATGGCAAGCGGCTGGTGGCTGCCCAAGACGAACTTTCGGCCCAGGCCATGGCCCGGGGCGTGGCTTACCTGATCGAAGCAGCCGGTATCGAGCGCTTGCGCATTACCGGCGGTGAACCGCTGGTCAGCCCCAAGTTGGAAGCTTTCATGGGCGCGGTAGGGCAGATGGGCCTCAGCGACATCAGCCTGACCACCAACGGCCAACTGTTGGCGCGCAAGTTGCCGTTGCTGGTGACCGCCGGCATTCGACGCATCAATGTTTCCCTCGATACCCTGGATGCCGATGCCTTCCGCAGCATCGCCCGTGGCGGCGACCTGGCCACCGTGCTCGACGGCATGGACCAGGCCAGCGCTGCCGGGATCAAGATCAAGGTCAACATGGTGCCGTTGCGCGGCCAGAACCTGGACCAGGTGATGCCGCTGCTCGATTACTGCCTGGAGCGCGGCTACGAGCTGCGCTTTATCGAACTGATGCGCATGGGCCACCTGGCCAAGGACTCCAACGCGTTCCTGCAACAGTTCGTCAGCTTGCAGCAGCTGCTCAGCCTGATCGGCGAACACCACGAATATTTGCAAGCCAATGCGCCCGTCGACGCCACTGCAGTGCGCTACGAAGTGCCGGGCAAGGGCTTCTTCGGCGTGATCGCCAACGAAAGCGTGCCGTTCTGCCGCACCTGTTCGCGGCTGCGCTTATCCTCCACGGGATGGCTGCATGGGTGCCTTTCATCGAGCAATCGCCACTACGTCGGTGACTTGCTCGATCAGCCGCGCCACCAGGCATTGCCGGCCCTGCAGGGCTTGCTGATGAAGGCCCTGGGCGACAAACAGGAAGTAGCGTTTTCTGGCGGCGCGACGGTCATGAAGATCATCGGCGGCTAA
- a CDS encoding TetR/AcrR family transcriptional regulator, with protein sequence MHKEPRKVREFRRREQEILDTALKLFLDQGEDSVTVEMIADAVGIGKGTIYKHFKSKAEIYLRLMLDYERDLNELLHSADVDKDKEALSRAYFEFRMRDPQRYRLFDRLEEKVVKGHQVPEMVEELHKIRASNFERLTLLIKGRISEGKLEDVPPYFHYCAAWALVHGAVALYHSPFWSNVLEDQEGFFQFLMDIGVRMGNKRKHSSELPGAEKSGETPAT encoded by the coding sequence ATGCACAAAGAACCCCGTAAGGTCCGTGAGTTTCGCCGCCGTGAGCAGGAAATTCTCGACACTGCACTCAAGTTATTCCTCGACCAGGGCGAAGACAGTGTCACCGTCGAGATGATTGCGGATGCCGTGGGTATCGGCAAAGGCACAATCTACAAGCACTTCAAGTCCAAGGCCGAGATCTATCTGCGTCTGATGCTCGATTACGAGCGTGACTTGAACGAGTTGCTGCACTCGGCCGACGTCGACAAAGACAAGGAAGCCTTGTCCCGCGCTTACTTCGAGTTCCGCATGCGTGACCCGCAACGCTACCGCCTGTTCGACCGCCTGGAAGAGAAGGTGGTCAAAGGTCACCAGGTGCCGGAAATGGTCGAGGAGCTCCACAAGATTCGCGCCTCGAACTTCGAACGCCTGACGCTGCTGATCAAGGGCCGTATCAGTGAAGGCAAGCTCGAAGACGTACCGCCGTATTTCCACTACTGCGCCGCCTGGGCTTTGGTGCATGGCGCCGTGGCGTTGTACCACTCGCCGTTCTGGAGCAATGTGCTGGAAGATCAGGAAGGCTTCTTCCAGTTCCTGATGGACATCGGTGTGCGCATGGGCAACAAGCGCAAGCACAGCTCTGAACTGCCAGGCGCTGAAAAGAGTGGTGAAACCCCGGCTACGTAA